The sequence below is a genomic window from Microcebus murinus isolate Inina chromosome 4, M.murinus_Inina_mat1.0, whole genome shotgun sequence.
atgaactcgCTTGCCAACCATAACTTTGTGTTAGAATATTCTGGTTTGCTCAAGCTTGCCTCAATACTTGGAAATATGGGTGGATTTCTCAAAAGTCCTCCCACATCTGAATCAACAGTACCTCTTCTTTCTACCAAAAGCTTGAACATTtctcagcattttaaaaagaaaggtttggaaattaaaatattcattccaaaaacatttattcaacactTGTTATATGCactggagagaaataaaaaaaagtagaattaagAGGACTTGACGTCTTATTGACTGTTCTCTTTCATGTACCCCCTACATGTCAAAGGAACCTAAAACTTGGAGTCTATGTTATTGAAAAATGTTGGTTCAATCATATACATAAAGAAGGTTTTGTGAAGAAAAGGGATACTGTTTTGAACATTGAGAGTGTTGATGCTTCACCTATGGAGCATCCAGATTGGAACAGTCCCTTCAGGATTGGTACTTGAGAGACACATTGAGTCATCAGTAAAGAAAGATGATACTTGAATACATACAAGTAAATTATGAAGCTTAATAATTTTAGACactaaatttgattttattccaTCCAGCTCTTCTAAGGTTTTTATTGTATGGGATGCTTTGTGGCAGGTTGGCTTTGTAAATTCCTCAAAAATCGAGGCAGTTGGGAATGGACAGTCTTCATATATAGCATAATATTGAATTTAAACATCTATGGATGTAAGCAGTATACCCTTTTCTCTGCAAAAGACTACACTAATTAAGGTAATCATTAATCTTTGTTTGCCTGGGACAATCCTGGTTTACCATGTTGTCCTGGCATAGCCATTAATAGTACCCCCTTTCACTCAAAGGTATTCCAGATTGGATAATGAGTTATATAATTACCCTGTCCATAGTAGAACCTGACTACCTTTACCTATAGATTTATTTATAGCTTGTCTACAAGGTATACTAGCTCTTCCTTCTCATCCAGCAAGACagacttttttgttttgaaatatagatCTTCTCAACACAATACTTTTATCGTTTATTCACTTTATGTGATtatgttcaaaatttttcttcaagGAAAATGCTGCTATTTGTGATGAAATTGCTCGTCTTGAGGAGAAATTTcttaaagcaaaagaagaaaggaggtgaGCTGGCTTAATTTGGTATTCAAAATCACATTTTTGGTGATTGATATGGTGTTATTGCTCTGGGGATTTTTCTCCAGTGGGATTTTTGTGCATTGCACAGCCCCTTGGCCACTTGATCAAGTACAGAGAAACTCACAACCTGTGGTAGTGGTTCCTACATACCTAAGTCATATTGGACTACAGTGATAAAACAGCTCCTCCACTCATCTTTCTAACAAAGCCCTCCTGCCACAGCTAAGAAATACTTTTATAGCTCCCCAATTATAAAAGTTAAGTAATAAAGAAATTGCCtctcattctacaaatatttattcagtatgtACTATTCTATGCAAAGTACAGTGGgtctatgtacatttttaatttatgatatatGCCCTTCAGAATCCTAACACCTTCCAACATTAAAGTAGATGAACCCTCCAGATGCAAGAGAAATAAGCAACGATCCTTATCCTTGGTTTCTTGAAATATTGATTATCCTCTGGGGCTTCACTATTCCCATGGTTTAGTAAGAACCTTATTTTTATGAGTATAATAATCTTTGTATATAATTCTAGCTCTCCTCAGTGCTTGAGTAAAATACTGAATTGAAACAATACAGAAGTTCATACATGTGCTCCCTTTCCTTCCTGACCTCAGGTACTTGCTAAAGAAGCTCCTCCAGCTTCAGGCTCTAACTGAAGGGGAAGTACAGGCTGCAGCTCCTTCCCACAGCTCCAGTTTGCCCCTGACTTATGGTGTGGCCAGCTCTGTGGGAACTATACAGGGAGCTGGGCCCATTTCTGGGCCCAGCACTGGGGCTGAGGAACCATTTGGGAAGAAAtccaagaaggagaaaaaagaaaaaggcaaagagaacAACAAACTGGAAGGTACTTTGGAGACAATATCAGTTGCTCCAGTGACTCAGCTACTAATGACAGATGTGGTACAAAGTAGTAAACACACATAATCACAGATATACTTAAAGTCGTATCTGGTCCTTAAGGAGCCCTAATAGCCCTTGAGAAACAAGTGTCTTGTTAGAGCACTTTGGGTGGAGAAATTCTGGCTAGACTTGGTTAAATGTGAAGGGGGCAAACTGAgacctccttccttcccttctcccaacACTCTGGGATGCATTCTGTTCAGTCTTTCCTAGAGGCAGGGAAATGGGCTGGGTGGCCTTTTGAGCACACTGCTGTCTTGGAACATTTCTGATCTTACACATGAAGAGGCCTTAAAACATGTAAGGCTTTTAGCTCCTAAGCACTTATATTAAGGTGGGTGGGTTAGATACTCAGGGCTTCGGGGAAAAGCCCCATGTGCCCATTCAATGAGTATGTAAACCCAGGATTGGCTTATTGCCCTTAACAGTCACATGTAAACTTTTCCCTTCCCCTCAACATTAGGAGGGGTCTAAAGTGGGTGACCCCAGATTTGCGTTTCAGTTCTGAAGAAAAcatccaagaaaaagaaaatggagggaGGTGCTCGCAAGCTGGTTCAGCCCATTGCCCTGGATCCCTCAGGACGGCCTGTGTTCCCCATCGTACTAGAGGGTCTAACAGTATATAGCCTGGGGGAGGTGAGTGAGaccatatatagagagaggagaACCAGAGAAATATGGGAATGGGGTTGAGCCTTCCCTCCCTGTTCCCATTAGCAACAGCCCCTTGCTGATCCATACCAACCTCAGAATGTCTCCAGTCCCTATGAAACCAGGTCAGTCGTGTCTGCTGCACAGCCTACTCTTTTCCTTTGTGTGATTTGAGTCGCTCTTTAGCCCCAAAGTGGTTCTAAAGGCTACCACAGTAAACTTTTAAATTCTTCACAGACAATCCCAAGTTGGGGGAATCTTTTTTATAGATCATCACCGACCGACCTGGCTTCCATGATGAAAGTGCCATCTACCCTGTGGGCTACTGCAGTACTCGAACATATGCCAGCATGAAGTGCCCAGACCAAAAGTGTCTCTATACCTGTCAGATCAAGGATGGTGGTGTGCAGCCTCAGGTACTGCTCTAATAATAACcactattttttttgagaacttaCTCTCTACTGCCAGGCACTTGAAGTGTATTACATGTTCTGACACCTTATATAATCACCATCTGAGTAACCCCAAGATGCAGAAAAGTGGCCCCAAGTCACATCTCTGCTAATGAGTTATTGAGCTGGGATGTGAATCTGCGTCTGTCTGATTCTCAGACCGATGTGCTTTCTTTCCCTTGAACCATGCTGTTTCTGCTGTCGATATTGTGACTGTGTGGCTTGATCAAGGCTTCTTATGTGAAATGCAGGCCCAAATACAGGGAAGATTAGTTTGATACTCTACCATTTCAGGATAAACCAAAATGGAGGTAGCAAAGAAATTGCATATTACTTTCTAGTTGCACATACTCTTAAGAACCTGGGAGTCCTGAACACTTGTCCTGTTACATACTTTTGTTCATCCTTCTCAGTGCTAAGATTCGAGACCATTCATTTTCTCCAACCATCACCTCTTGATGAAAAAATATGGCCATCGATTCACTTTTACAGCAATAtaccatatttataataaatctataaGTGCAGTGCAAATCTAATCAAAATCCTAatgaaattgacaagctgattcttaattttttctggaaaacaaaatgctacatttttgaaaaataatctatgGACATTATCGTTAGGTATATTGTGAGCTAGGAATctagcttcaatttttttttcaaataacataaaGTGGCTTTAGTttatatactaaatattaatatatgtaatacttGGATCTGTTTCCAGATGATTGTTTTATTGATCTGTTTGTCTATAAGTGCCAATATGACTTTTAATTATTTAGCTTTATAGAGCATTTTATACCATAAATATGTTAAAGCAAAATGTAGAAGAATTTTTTAATAACCTTAGGGTGAGGTGAAAAAGTTTTCTTTAGCAAGACATGAAACTTAGAAGCCATAGtagaatatattttagtatatgtaCTGCCAAACCAAGCACCCATGGAATATAGTAACAGATTTGACAGTTTTAAACACTTCTAAATGACAAAAGACATAATGAGAGTTAAAGCTCAAGCAATAAATAGGAAATATATGCCAATGgattaatattcaaataaaatgtgcCTATAGAGTAAGAAAAAGCAATCAGATAAAACAGGCATCTCACAGAAACAGCACAGGTGGTTGATAAGAGTAGACCTCACTAATAACTAAGGAAatgcaagtaaaataaaaaatgagatctGATTTTCCTCGTAGACAAATGGCAAGATTGATGATAACCTGCACTGGCCAGGGTCTAGGAAAACAAGTATACATTAGTAGGACTGAAAGTCGGTAGTCTTTTGgaagggcaatttggcaatatgagCAATTATAATATGTTTATCCTTTGACCCAGAATATATCTAGGTAATCTAGTATTTCCTAGGAGAAATGTGCAAATGTACAAAGAATAACATATAACACTGTTCATTATCattctaaaaaattataagaaaataatttaatcctGTTCAGAATATTTGAGTAAACATTGAACAACTGAAAACTATTTAACTGGACTTTATAGAAAACTGGTCAAGGCATTTAATTGGCTAGATAGAActtgttacaaaaatattttcttggcaaaAATTCCTCAggattaatataattttgatgcaatagtttctttttataaatacagtcaagatattttaacatttaaaaataaaatgaaatggcagTTTATAATCAAAATGCCCTGCTCTTCTCCTAGATACTATAATATAAACTTAAGATTTCATGGAAAatgatctcattttttaaaaaaatactatttgtatttgtatttaagGATATAAGTCAGAGGCTAGGAAAGAGTCTGGAACGGTACATAACAAATTAAATGGTGACCTCTGGAGAGCAGTCAACCAAGAGAGTACAACTGAAATAGTCAAAGGACTTTCTCTGTTTATTtggatttgtttaaatttttaatagcacTATAGGAATATGCCCATCATCCAGGACGGTATACATCAGTTTCAAATTCCAGAGTGAAGAAATGTTTATAGGAGTGGTATGACTCTCCCTACCTCTTCTTTCTTGAGGATCCTCAATTGCTCCTTTATCTTTCTCAGTTTGAAATTGTTCCTGAAGATGACCCCCAGAATGCCATTGTCAGCTCTTCTGCAGATGCTTGTCATGCAGAACTGCTCAAGACCATAAGTGCTACTATGTAAGTTGACCAGCAACTTGAAGACAGGCTAAAAGGATCACAGGATCACCGTCAGTACAGTGAGACCTTTACTCTTGCTTTTAATGAGTGCAGATcccttattttatataatagaaaCCTATCCTGAATCCTTCAGACATCTTAGCAACTAGAGTCTCTGCAGTATCAAAGTCAAGAAAGCTTATCCTGTGTGTTCATACCACTATTCCATTCTTAAACCCATCCTTATCTCCTTCTAAGCTCTTAAACTAAAATTCTCCCTTACCTGTTTAGGGGAAAATCAATGCCTAACCTGCTTCCAACTGGAGCTGACTTCTTCGGGTTTTCTCATCCAACCATCCACAACCTGATCCAAAGTTGTCCAGGAGCTCGAAAATGCAACAAGTAAGTGTGGTGGTCAAGTCCATTCCCTTGAGAGAAGCTCAGTGATCAGCCAGCCAGGGACCTAAACTGCCAGTTACTGCTCTGTTCATCCatacatttattgagcttctatGTCCAAAGCATGCTTGCTTCTCGATCAGTGTGCCTCAGTATTGGGCCTCTCAGCCCTCAGACAGGTGAGCAGGAGCTAGTACTCCACTGCACCATATTACCATTTTCTGTGTGTACCATGACAGCAAAAGGAATGGGAAGTCTAGCAGAATAATGTGTCACCAAAGAGGCCTATTTCTTTTATGTGTTTCATGAGCTAATAtgtttttttagatatatatatggGAGAGatctaaagaaaaaatacctgATCCCTTTGGAGATAGGAGTGGGTTATTATGGCTAGCAGACAACTCTAGAGATGATGATTCCCTTTGCTCCCACAGTTACCAGTGGGTGAAATTTGATGTGTGCAAACCTGGAGATGGGCAGCTACCACAGGGACTGCCAGAGAATGATGCATCTATGAGCTTTGAAGCCTTTCAGCAACAGACCTTTGATGATCATAGTGATCCCATTCTGCCAGGTATCTTTTAACTTTACCTTTCTGGTTTGAAAATTGACCATTTTTAATCTACCATCCCCTCTTCACACATAGCTGAGTGCCCCAAATATCCAGGCAATAAGTAGTATAAGCTTTCACTGATCCAGCCGGGGAGAGTGCTGAGTCATAGGGGGACCTGCAGCCTGCCTAGCTTCCTAGATTACTCACAGAAGTCACCGGGAGCACATGCAATCAGGGAGGCAGGGCACCCTGAGAAGCCTGAGCAGAATACCAGGGGAAGGTTTACTGTGCAGGGAATAGAATTTCAAGTGAAGTCAAGGGGTCAGGTCATGGCCTTGCCCCTGTGGTCCATGGATTCCCTCCTACAAATGTGTGGAGTAGTCCAGGGGTTCAGGCATTGGGGTCATGTAGAGAAAATGgggatggaaattaaaaaatggaattaaaattctcttttgcCTAATATACTAATATAACCCCTAGGCAAGCCACTTAATCTGTTTTAGGCATTGTAAAAGTAAATATCTGTcctaaagaaagacaaaattggGCTGACACACACAAGGATATTAAGGAATTGATTGAAAGGACATATATGTGTCTAACCAAAACAGTCTCCTGAGATTCCCAGGCAGCAGTGGAACTTATGGAATTGTTTTCTCTAGGATCCTTGGATCTTCCAGAGCTTCAGCCTGCAGCCTTTGTGTCTTCTTACCAGCCCGAGTTCCTGACACATGAACCCTTGGTAGACACTCACCTGCAGCACTTGAAGTCCCCGTCGCAGTGTAGCCCAATTCAATCTTCAGATTGAACAAGAAGGGATCAGATACCATATATTTTCatcatgatgatttttttaatttaaactaaaatttagaaTATATGGAAGAAGGCAGCAATTCAGGAGTAAAGAAGATATTAAATTAACACATTTCATCATGGAGGTTCCCATGGTGAAAGTTTACCCTGGAAAAAACTTCAGCtgctttatttttagtaataaatttctctttacaATTCTGCTTATTTTCATCTTGTTGTAATCAGGATGTAATCTTTGCTTAGCTCTGCCTGAGAAAGAGTAAACTTCAGTCCCTTATAAACCACAATAAGATGGACccgttgtcttagtccatttgggctgctgtaacaaaacaccatagactaggtagcttataaacaaaacgaatttatttctcacatttctggaggctggaaagtccaaattCAAGGTGCCAGCAGACACGGTGTCTGATGACGGCCCAATTCATAGTTCATAGCTGTCTTCACATTGTATCCCCACATAGTGGAAGGGGCAAAGGAGTTCTCTGAGGTcctttttataagagcactaatcccattgatgggggctctgccctcatgacctaatcacctcccaaaagtcccacctcctaataccatcacattgggggttaggatttaaCTTAACAAACTTTGCAGGGACACAGACATTAAGTCTATAGCAGCTGCTGACAGTAAAATTCTGACAAACTTCTGATCTTGATTCTGATCCTAGTTCAAGGAATATCAAagcccagcccctgcagcccaggCTGCTGCTTTATTTTCATGTTAATATCATCAAAACCAAATCTGCTTGCAATCAGGCTGGAAAGTCCAGTCTAGAGTATCATTCATCttattcttcatattttccaCATCTTTCAGGAGGATCAAAAAGTCCTCTTTAATCCTGTCTATCCTCCCTGTGTTCCTTATTGGGGAATGTGCTTTTAGCTTGTTAGGTTGAAACCATACGATAACATAAATTCAGGTATAACATAATGGGGATTAGTTCTCATCCTCCATAACAGACTCATTCCTGTCATTTCATTAACAGTGTAACAAGATAACTCCATGTTCAACACAACTGAATTTTTTGGACCCTGTTTATAGCATTATGGTGGAGGTTTACTGCATCACTTAATCACAGTCAGTACAACTCCACACTATCTTGTGGGATGCTACCCATGCAACAGGGACCCAGGGCTGGCTGGAATGGGAGGGGATGAAAAGACCAGAAGTAGAAGAATCGGGAAGGGCTGGTGATGGTGAGAATTGAATTGTTAGTGTGCTACCACTCAACTGCCAACACATTTTATAGTAGTAAATCTGACCAGCAAAGGAGGGGATCAGAGTTTAGAGCACACACACTGGCCACTGTAAACTCAGAAACTATAATAAGTTAACTGGTGTTAGTTTTTGAGTCTAAGTTTAGTTTTTTGATAAGTTTGGATAACTTTTATAATGTAAAAGAAACAATCTAATAAAATTTGGACAAAGCAAGCCAAGGGTGGGAAAGGGATTACTCAAACTgttaatgttttaatgtttttcttttttctctgcagaAGTTGCTTGACCATATTTGCACTTATAAGGAAATGATGTATGCTGCTTTTgtcatataacaaatatttttatgtgctacTCAGTTtagaaagacatttaaatttttttaataaattagtgtAAGTTTCCTAGAACTGTTTTTCAAACTAAAAACTCATTAGTTGTTCATAAACTTAGTGAGTCAAGACctgcatcttttaaaattcaaacatgtCAGAATGTATCACATGGAGAAAGGTTGAAACTGGTTTCAACTATAGTGtgcatacatgtatttatataaatagacatACACATATGGGGAATACATGAGATAATGCAAAATGTCTTTACTTAGGATCATGGTTTTAAACTTGAAAAGTACTACCctggtatatttaaaatatcttttcatcaGATTGTTAAAGATTTTCTAAATTTGAGAACATCCAGTGTCAATGAGGTTGAAGGAAAAATGGGACTTATACCCTCGTGAGAATGTAATTTGTTTAATCCTTTGGAAGGGTTAAGCTGTAggtatcaaaattttaaatatatatttatcctttAACCTATTAATCCTTGTTAAGAACCCTAAGAAATAACTGGAAGTGTGATATGATGTTTGCATGAAATATTCATTACAGTATTAGTTTAATAGTGGAACTTTGTTAAATGTCCATTAACaagaaattcattaaataaagTATGGGACTTCCAGACTGAAACACTCTAAATCTGTATTCTGTTTacacaggaaaattattttagtaaaacaAGTCAAAAACAGATTACATACTATATAGTGTTAAAATTATATAACCCAAACAAATTAAGTGAGCATTCACCAAAATAGTGTTTCTCCTTGAATGATGAATTTGGGGATGATTATTACTTGCTCTTATACTTTTCTTTAATGTCCAGATTTTCTACAGtgattataaatttcattttcaaagaggaaaaagttCTTTTCATTTTGGGAAATACACCAAATTCCCACAGAATGTTTTATTCaaccactaaaaataaatttacacatGACTTCTTTAATATATCCACTACATAAACCAAATTTTTTTACACTGTGTAACTGAATAAGTTACTGAAGGTGAAAGGAACCTGGCTTTCGAGTTCCTGGCTACCTCTAGCTGCCtccaaattattaatagaacatgGGTATATGTGTATCAGGGGTGGAGAAGTGGACAGATTTACTTTTTCTCAGGAGTTACTAGGTTTGTGGTTCTCACGGGGCCAGAAGCATGAGAGGTCCAAGTATGAATGGTTAGGAGTTAACTATATGCTTAGGAAGTGCTCAGAGGGGCCAATGTTCCTTGCAGAGTGcatagtgtttttttgtttgttttttgttttttaactaaataaaatcttGACACTGACAAAGCTATTCCTGTTGTTTGGAGCTACACCCCAACCTCTTGGAAGACAGATGTGGAGTAAGTGATGCTTAGTGCTTTAGTACTCATTTTTTACATTAAGGAATGAAAACTACCCATAGggaacatttttattccttttccataCTTTAATGAAAACTTACAGGTTTGTTCCTAACCAAATTTTGcctgcatataaatatatacacatcactaatgattatattttatttccaactttTAATAATACAATTTTCAAATGCCATTAACTGTTTTTAATCAACCAATAAACCACATTAAGCTTCTTAACAGTACACACAAAAGGCCTCTTTCCCAATTGTCGCATCTGCATTATTGTACTATATGCTTACCATGTAGCTTTACTTTcagcctcatttttttcttccttctggatTATCCTCAGTTGAGCCTTTTACCTTTACAGAGCCTGGGATTTGTATTAACTTGAATGACCCATTTGCCTCTGTTACCTCTACTTTCGTGTTTTCCTAAGCCTGTGTTTCCCCACCCATTCTGTTCCTTGCAACCTGAGTGCCTTCCCTGGGCTACTACCACCTGGccctttcttttcattccttaaGGCACTCCCTTAGCACCTCTCAAAATGCCTGCACATCGTTCTGGTTTGTTTAAATATTCACATTATCAATATTTGAAGGAACAATCATTTCTGGCTTAAAGAGAATACAAATAGGTCTATGTTCAATTAATTTGATAGACTGTCATGTAGTAGTAAAGTTTCATGAGAGAAAGATTTCAATTCCACATAAGGGAAAACTGTTAGAAAGTTTAGAATGGCAACTTCATACAGATTCAATAACCACTTGTGAGAGATTTTGTAAAGAACACATAAGCATTACCTGATCCCTGTGGCCTTTAAAATCTCTTTCAACCCTGAGATCCCGCAAAAGGGCAAAAGTGTTAGACATTTCACTCCCAATAAATAGGAGGGAAGTAAAAGACACTTTGTTCAGAATTAGTCCAATACAGACCCTTAGACAAACTAGGGGACGAGAGGCAAGCGTTCCAAGTTACCTACGAGGCCTAGTGCCTCAGAATATAGGAACAGCATGTGGTAGCTGGAAGCTGTTCAATGAGgtcttctgttcatttcctttaaaaGCAACAGTTGTTATCATTTAAACTCCTAAATGCCAAAATCTAAAGGACACACCCTTATATCTAAATTCTAATCATACTGCAGCTGTCATTTGCAGCCTCGCTCTAATGTGCAGGAACCTGGTCTCTGATGAAAGCAAAGAAGGGAGGAGCTGGCAGGGTACTGTCAGGGTCATATAGGGGACACTGCTTATATTCACAAGGCCAGGTGATCCAGGCATAGCGCAGAGCAACCACAGTGCCATGACAAGAATTGATCGATAGGTTCAGGGTCTGGGTGGAGAAAGTGTTCATGGGAGCTGGAAGCCACTTGCATTGATGGTCACTGCAACATGAGATCTAATGAGAGAGTCATAAAATGGAATGGTCAGGTCAATTAGAACGGTGTCCCAAGAAACTGGGAATTGCTCTTTGAAACAAACTAGATGAGAGGGAAGGAGCCACTCTCAGCCAAGGACGAACTTTAGCCAGAACAAACCTGAGTCCAGGTTGGGTCTAGTCAATACAGCATAATACATGTTGatgtgattaaataaataatttaaatcagtGAGTGAAACATTAACTTACTGAGAGAGACAAGGAAGCATAATCATATAAAGCATTTAGAGAAGTCTCCCCCTGAGCATTCTTCCAGTGATCTCTCCTGCCACATGGCAAGGCAGGCAGGAATGTGAGCAAATAGAGAAGCCCAGCTGCTGTCATTTCTCTCTGGACTCCCAAAGGAGCTACAGAACGAAGAAGTGGCACAAAGGAACTTTAGATATGAAGCCTCTCTCACTCAGGTCAGAAGGCAATCCAGAAAAGAGAACATAAATTATCCAGAACCCAAATGTTAAATTCTGTCCTGACCCCATCTATGATCCGGGGCCAGATGGTGGACAGACTGCCAGCAACTGACTAGGGGAGAGAACTCAGAAGGCAGAGTCTTCTGGGAGTCTCTAAATTCACCTAAAACCCCATGTGGAAAGAAGCTAAGTGGGGTATGCACTGAGCAGGGCAGGTGGATATTGTTGTTAGGATTCCAGAAGCAACAGCCCTAGATAAACTTGTAATTAAAGTTTGTCTTTAATACTCTTTCATCTTCAATGCACtcttttcacacacacactcccagccTAAGGTCTCATGATTCCCAGAGACACTCATTCAAATGTTCCATTTAGGAAAGCCTCCACTGTCAACAATAGAAGACTCCTGAATAACCTCTTTAATCAACAGTCTCAATTCCAAAGCAGAACGATCCTTGCTGGGTATTAAAAGAAAGCAGTCTCATTACAATAATTCacactagccgggcgtggtggctcacgcctgtaatcctagctctctgggaggctgaggcaggtggattgctcaaggtcaggagttcaaaaccagcctgagcaagagcaagaccctgtctctactataaatagaaagaaattaattggccaactaatatatatatagagaaaaaattagccgggcatggtggcgcatgcctgtagtcccagctacgcgggaagctgaggcaggaggattgcttgagcccaggagtttgaggttgctgtgagctaggctgacgccacggcactcactctagcctgggcaacagagtgagactctgtctcaaaaaaaaaaaaaaaattattcacacTAAGTTACAAACCACTAAGTTAAGCCTCTCCAGTGAGAATGAAACTCAAAGGATGTCAGAATTTAGGACAGTCTAACAAAAAAGACACCCAAGGATGAGGTATTAATAaataaggccgggtgcagtggcccatgcctgtaatcctagcactctgggaggctgacgcaggaggattgctcaaggtcaggagtttgaaaccagcctgagtaagagcaagaccccgtctctactaaaaaaaaaaaaatagaaattaattggccagctaaaaatatatagaaaaaattagccgggcatggtggtgcatgcctgtagtcccagctacttgggaggatgaggcagaaggatcgcttgagcccaggagtttgaggttgctgtgagctaggctgacgccacggcactctagcccaggcaacagagccagactctgtctcataaataaataaataaataaataaataaataaataaataaataaataaataaaaattactcagGAGCAAGGATCTTCAATGGGTAACCTGCAAATAAAGCCACAGGCcccaccacatatactcaccagcaaactggtattaactgagtagcacctaagtggacacataggtactacagtaatagggtattggggaggggggaggggagaagagggtgggtatatacatacataatgagtgacatgtgcaccatctgagggatagtcatgctggaaaatcagacttgtggggggaggggggaaagggcatttattgaaaccttaaaatctgtacccccataatatgccgaaattaaaaaaaaaaaaaaaaagccacaggcCCTTCCCCTGAGCAAAGGCAGCTGCTCTAGGAGAGAAAATCAAAA
It includes:
- the TBRG1 gene encoding transforming growth factor beta regulator 1, translated to MSLLGGLTSSPRAPLQSSRARMKKLPRKSQNEKYRLKYLRLRKAAKATVFENAAICDEIARLEEKFLKAKEERRYLLKKLLQLQALTEGEVQAAAPSHSSSLPLTYGVASSVGTIQGAGPISGPSTGAEEPFGKKSKKEKKEKGKENNKLEVLKKTSKKKKMEGGARKLVQPIALDPSGRPVFPIVLEGLTVYSLGEIITDRPGFHDESAIYPVGYCSTRTYASMKCPDQKCLYTCQIKDGGVQPQFEIVPEDDPQNAIVSSSADACHAELLKTISATMGKSMPNLLPTGADFFGFSHPTIHNLIQSCPGARKCNNYQWVKFDVCKPGDGQLPQGLPENDASMSFEAFQQQTFDDHSDPILPGSLDLPELQPAAFVSSYQPEFLTHEPLVDTHLQHLKSPSQCSPIQSSD